Within Bacteroidota bacterium, the genomic segment ACATACTTAAAACACACCACTGGGCAAAAGAAATTAAATGGTCATTTGATTATGAATCATTAAAAAAAAGAACTGTGGAGGATGCATACAAAAAAGCTATGTTTATTTTTAAAGATCATGGTCCTGATCCCGAATACAAATTTATGCTGGACGTGTTAACAAAAGTTGCAGAAGCTTTTGAAGGAATTGTTCCTGCCGAAAAAGAAATAATTGATAAATTTCAAAAGGAATTAAAAGAAAAATTTTTGAATGATATTGAAAAAATGAATTAATATTTTAGGATTGTTAAATCAAAACAATTGCACCATTATTGATATAAATGAAAAGCTAACTTCACATCAATTTTCAAAAGTACAATTATGAAAAAAATGAATTTCAACCATATTTTTATACTTTTTATAAGCATAGTAATTTTATCAGGCTGTTCAAGTTCA encodes:
- a CDS encoding TerB family tellurite resistance protein encodes the protein MGQKEKLYDAFGELVYALALSDGEIQSVEIEVLENILKTHHWAKEIKWSFDYESLKKRTVEDAYKKAMFIFKDHGPDPEYKFMLDVLTKVAEAFEGIVPAEKEIIDKFQKELKEKFLNDIEKMN